cgcgcgtcaccatcctcggcggtgacgcATGGCCgggagaaggcggcgttgAGGCCCTGCAGGGCAGAGACGCGCAGGTCGAGCGCCTGGACGGAGTAGTCGCAGGGGGTGAAGAGAGTCAAGTGTTGGGCGGCAAGCGCGAGCAGGGCATGCGCCAGGAAGTCGTACTGCCATCTCCCTCGGTTAGCAACTGGCTGCCCCTTGACGAGACCAGGAGACGGCCGATGAACAAGCGAGTGCGACTCACGCTGTGGGATAGAGCAGCCACATCTTGCCACACAGTCGATACGCCATATGGATGCGGCGGGTACGCTTCGACGAGAAAGTGCCGAAAGAAGCGCAGATGATCCAAGTTGACCACGGGCTTGCATGGTGACACCatcagcacggcggcggcagcattgCGGAGCTTCGGCAgcgcggtcgcggcgggATAGACGCAGTCCAGCCTCATCCGGCGACAGCTCTGGCAGCCCGGGCGCGTCTCACAGCACTTCACGCGGCGCCGTTTGCAGTTGAAGCATCCGGTCCTGGACTTGCGGAAGCCCTTGCCGGGGACGGGTTTGCGGCGGACCTtctggggctgctgctccgtgTCCTGGCTGGCGTCTGGCGTtgtcgcggtggtggccgacGTCTCGCGTCCTTGGGACCCTCCGCGGCTGCTCGAGTCTCGTCCAtcgggcgagctggagggcgTGTCGCTGTTGACGCTCTCGACAGCagatgcgccgcccgcggccgggctggcgACTTGTTGGtcgttgacgatgctgcGAACTGCCATTGATTTTGCCCCTTGGTGTGCGATGAGATGCGAAAGGTGATGTGATGGGGCTGGCCAAGCAAATGACGTGTGCAAATGATGAAAGGGGAAAGCTGCCAGGGCGAGAGAGCTCGTAAAAATTGATAAGGGAAAGGGAGCCTCGACTTGTCTGATGTTCCAAAATAGAGGCACCAGGATGAACGATTGCTTGTCATCAGGAGGAGCACACGTACGTACGCAATCGCTGCGCCCCAAACCGGCgagccccccgccgctcGTGGGAAAAAGCGACCGAAAAGCGACCAAAACGAGCAAGAGGACCAATCGGAATGTGCCCACTCCGTGCTACTGAGAGTCTAGAGAGAGTATGGAATTCTGGGTCCATCCGCTTCTCAGCCGCACTTTGCCCACGTTCAACGAGCCCCATCCCCAGTATTACCCTATCCTTAAATCGACAACTCCCCCAGCCCGCCTCGGGGTGACGCACGAGAAAGACGTCGCTTTCACTTGCTCAAAAGCGACACTCTTTTGTTTTGAAAAGCAACATAGCGATGGAAAAaagcgagcagcagggctTTCGATacgcgccatggccgcgcaaTCGCCTCCCTCTCGCGGCACGGGGAATCGTATAAGACGAGCCTCTCATTGTGCTCCCGGCAGTTCCCAAGGCATTTGAAAGCTTGATCGAGTCTGTTAGACTTTACAATACACGTTACCGATTTTCTACCAAAATACAAGGCATAAGCAAGCCTGTCCCTCCGGCCCCTCCCTCTAGTCCCCATCACGATGGTCGCCCTCACAGCTGCCACGCCGACCATTGCACTCGCAGTGTCAACAACGGCGCTGACCGCGAGCCCAACATGCACCACAGCTATTCCAGACCAGAATGGCTTCGTGCCGCCTGACTCCTGCAATGCCAACTACGGCTTCTATCCGCGGTGGGAAGACAACGTTGCGTTTGCCATTGCGTTTGGGCTCACCACCGCTGCCCATCTTGCCCAGTCCATGATCCTCAAAAAGGTGCCTTGGCCGTCAttttcttccccttctcccaTTCAATCCATAAGCAGGCCCCGACTAACTAGCCTTTCGGCAGCCTTTCTGCTgggtcatcatcatgggTGCCTTGTGGGAGTGCACTTGCTTCGTCCTCCGCGCCCTGGGCGCCAAAGACCAACAAGAATCCCTCTACGTCACGCTTTCGACGCTGCTGTTTCTTCTCGCTCCGCTTTGTATGTCTACTAATCCCAAATTGCGAATCTCTAGTCGCTTGTATAGGCCACTGACCTCTTCAGGGATCAACGCGTTCTGTTACatggtcgtcgcccgactcGTCTACTTTCTCCAGCCGGAGAAGAAAGCAGCTGGCATCGGCGCTCGCTGGCTCGCAAAGGGCTTCGTCATCGCAGACGTGATTTCCTTCTTCGTTCAagccgctggcggcgccatgatggccgaTCAACACGATACCGATAAGGCGAATACTGGCCGCAATATCTACATGGTGGGCGTGGGCATTCAGCTGGTCTTTGTCATGGTATTCCTGGTCATCACCGTCCGATTCCACCGGGACCTACTACGAAATATGCGTATTGGTAAGGTCAAGACCCGTGATTGCTGGACTGGTACCCTGGTTTGGGTGATTTATTTCGTTCTAATGCTCATCATTGTATGTTTCCCTTTTCTTGCCCCTGACCTTTGGCAGTCAAAAATGGTCCAGGACTAACTACCTGTAGGAGCGTATCATATTTCGCCTCATCGAATTTAGCCAAGGCGCCTCATCTTCGAATCCCATCCTTCAACACGAAGCGTTCCAGCTATATCTCGACGCGTTACCTATGCTTCTTGCTATCGCCTCCCTGAATTTTGTCCATCCAGGCATGGTGCTCAAGGGCCCCGAGAGCAGCTTTCCATCGTCAAAGATTCGATGGTGGCGTGGCAGGTCAGCAGCCTTTGAGCCTCTTGCGTTACAGTCTCTCGAAAGGCAGCCGCTGAACTGAGACTCTACAGGCACAATGCGCTCGCAGATAGATCCAGTGAGCCTGCAATCGAGCTGCCGCAGTCCAGATCAAAGCAACGGATTAGCATTTTCTGAGTCTTTGGCGTACGATGCAGCGAGGCAACTAGCAACAACCACAGATCGTCTCTGGCTTTTTGAAAGACGGCGGAGACGGATATGTGTATCTAGAGATCCGCGGAGCTGGATAGAAAGGTAGAACCGAGTTCTTGTAAGCATGCATAGCAAATATATTGGACGTAAAAAAAATGGTTCAATTCGTATGCCTTGGTCAAACATTGCCAAACCACACTCATAGACAGTTAAAAAGACATCATTTTTCGTCACCATGTCCCAGCATCGTATTGATCTCCCAGATATGTCCATCAACGTCCTCGAAGCTTCTGCAATACATTCTGTGCTCCGCTCCGTTATTCGGCATCGTAAAAGGGTCCGGCTtcccgccagcggcgacggccttctCGAccgcggcatcgacctcgcCCTTGGTCTTAGCCGCAAACGCGAAGATGACCTCAGTGGCCTTGCTGGCGTCGGCAATCTCACTTCCGGGTCGAATGAAGCTCTTGTAGCGGTCCTTGTCGCTCATTATGAGGGCCACGTTGGCATTTGGGGCGGGGAAAAAGAACGACGCCGTCTGCTTGTCGCTCCATTCCTTGCTGTAGGAGAACCCGAGAGCCGTGAAGAACTTTATGGAGCTTTCAATATTAGAGGTGCTGAGATTGATAAACAGCGAAGGCTTGCTTTCAATGGATTGAGGCATGATCGATATTGGAGGAGGATCAAATAGCGTCAAATACGGGATgttcggcctcggcagcgatGATTAGTCGTGTAAGTTTATCACCAGATGGCGGAGAAGTCTACAGTTTAAATACTTGTCGTCGTTGAAGAAGTTTCTGTGCTAATTGACAGTCCTGAGGGACCCTTGTTCGGTATTTCTAGAACTTTGAGGCTGTCGTCACCTCGTATTGGTTTGGTGGCGAGCTCGAAAGATCACGGCGCCCGTGAATTACGACTTGCATCTGCCAGCTATGGGCGCATCTCCAGTGTTCCAAGACTCACGGTGCTGACAGCTTGTCAACGTGAAATGCGAAACGCCAAGAGTAGCGGTAGGGGTGATGCCCCTCCAGTACTAGACGGCTGCCTGAGTGGCGTCCAACCATTTCCGTGCCTCTCAGCCAACCCTTGTAACTTTATTCAGACCTCAGGGATGGtccttcgccgcccgccggtcGAATTTTCATCCGCTTACGACAATAAATACAGCGCTCTTCTGGCTTGAGTCAGGGATCCGCCCTGAGAAGCCACTGTGAAGGTATCGTAGATTTGGTATTCTGCTGAAACTGGGTGATACGACGGTTTGCTTTGTTCTTCCTGTTGTGATTTCGGCACTTCGTGCTGCTCTCGACCTGCCCACAGTTTCTTTCGTATAGGTCGGTCACACATCTGCTGTGAACGATCGCTCGAGCGGTTGTTGATATATTTTCCGGCATGTCGGTCTTCTTGTTGTCCTtcgaaggggggggggggggtcgaTCCCACCGTGAAGACGTCGTCGGTTGAAGATTTCGGAAAACGTCAACGTCTGCATAGAAATATTGGCTGTCCTGAACATGATGCTGAGTTAGCTGAGGATTTTTCCAACACCTCTAACTTCATGTGCGACTCCCCAATGCCCGGGTGGTTTGTCGGGCAGCAGGCAACTCGGTAGCCCAAATGATCGATCTTCGTGTCAGTCGAGCTCCTGTTTGCTACCCAGATCCCCAGAGAACCCGAATCCACGCTCTCCATGTTTTGAAGTGGGTTTCCAAACAGCCGTATTTCTTGGTTGTTGTGTGTTGTGATACGATTCGTcggtcgcgcagctgctAAAACGATCGACCTTTGTTCCAGCTGAGGCTACTGTTCATTACTCAGATAAATATTGATCCCTGAATCTATCGCTCGCCATTTCTTGCTGTTGTTTTTCAAACATTGGTATTTCTTACGTGCTGTGAGTTGAAATACAGCTTGTCGGTCGCGTGAACGGTGTGGGCGAGCCCCTGTCGTTTGCAGGCTGCAAAGGAGCACCAGCCGTATTCAGAGGCGTTGGAACCGTAGATTATGGGAAAATTAGAGACAAGTTCTTCAATGTTTTCCGGCCGTTTGATCCATCTTGTAGTTCTCTGCGTGGTCTTCTTGCTGCTAAAGAAGTGGGAGATGGGAGGAAGGAAAGTCGTACCGAAGCAGCACAGGTTACGAA
Above is a genomic segment from Purpureocillium takamizusanense chromosome 2, complete sequence containing:
- a CDS encoding uncharacterized protein (COG:S~EggNog:ENOG503NYYE) yields the protein MAVRSIVNDQQVASPAAGGASAVESVNSDTPSSSPDGRDSSSRGGSQGRETSATTATTPDASQDTEQQPQKVRRKPVPGKGFRKSRTGCFNCKRRRVKCCETRPGCQSCRRMRLDCVYPAATALPKLRNAAAAVLMVSPCKPVVNLDHLRFFRHFLVEAYPPHPYGVSTVWQDVAALSHSYDFLAHALLALAAQHLTLFTPCDYSVQALDLRVSALQGLNAAFSRPCVTAEDGDARCAAAIALTWQSSYMSAPGSLREFLVTMRGWMVVATTMTPDPDNSLFRDFTREAFVGSLRHHVGGEAVAMAGTAWDADRADVIDGFLASLEVLRPLCGSLTERRYLSALEKLGCLVRTSPLDALLQMAPCWALTNKMTEDEFADFTEPSNHAAQVLLAHFLMLDRALEMHFLDATGSSQSTFCKKVSKVWIVNMASSLPAGYEKYMMWPLGLATGRV
- a CDS encoding uncharacterized protein (COG:S~SECRETED:SignalP(1-21~SECRETED:cutsite=ALT-AS~SECRETED:prob=0.2254)~TransMembrane:7 (n2-13c21/22o56-75i82-102o108-133i153-171o191-211i232-253o273-293i)~EggNog:ENOG503P0S0); translation: MVALTAATPTIALAVSTTALTASPTCTTAIPDQNGFVPPDSCNANYGFYPRWEDNVAFAIAFGLTTAAHLAQSMILKKPFCWVIIMGALWECTCFVLRALGAKDQQESLYVTLSTLLFLLAPLWINAFCYMVVARLVYFLQPEKKAAGIGARWLAKGFVIADVISFFVQAAGGAMMADQHDTDKANTGRNIYMVGVGIQLVFVMVFLVITVRFHRDLLRNMRIGKVKTRDCWTGTLVWVIYFVLMLIIERIIFRLIEFSQGASSSNPILQHEAFQLYLDALPMLLAIASLNFVHPGMVLKGPESSFPSSKIRWWRGRSAAFEPLALQSLERQPLN
- a CDS encoding uncharacterized protein (COG:S~EggNog:ENOG503P7ID); this translates as MPQSIESKPSLFINLSTSNIESSIKFFTALGFSYSKEWSDKQTASFFFPAPNANVALIMSDKDRYKSFIRPGSEIADASKATEVIFAFAAKTKGEVDAAVEKAVAAGGKPDPFTMPNNGAEHRMYCRSFEDVDGHIWEINTMLGHGDEK